DNA sequence from the Salminus brasiliensis chromosome 3, fSalBra1.hap2, whole genome shotgun sequence genome:
CTCATGGCAGAAAAAGGCACTGTTAGCACTTAAGAAGCAAAGTTCCAGCAGTCAGACAAGCCAGGCTGGACTGAAACGCAGTAagcttattgtttttattcactACTCCATCTAAAATGGATCAAAACATGTATGTGGATTGTTGATGATGCATTATGAACGAAGTGGAACAtttacgaaaaaaaaaaattatttaattgaTTTAGGTTCTTATCCTAAGGTTCATTCAGGATCATTTCAGCAGATTGGTGGCACAGTCAAGGTTGTGGTTCTCATCAGAAATGTTTAATTATGATATGTTTCTCACAAGCCTTGTCAGATCAGCCTGTGGTGGACACAGCGACGGCCACTGAACAGGCCAAAATGCTTATCAAATCTGGTGCCATCAGTGCTATCAAATCAGAGAACAAGAACTCTGGTTTCAAGCGGTCAAGAACACTCGAGGGGAAATTAAAGGTAAGTCTTGAATGCAGGCATAAGCAGCACATAGAAGGTTCAAATTGTTAGCTATTATATGGATTTGACAAGAAAACTGTCAAACTGTATAAAACATCAAATGCGTAAAATCTGGGTAAAACAAAAGTGGGATCTGAACACAGAATACAACACTGCGACCTAGTGGTTGGGGTTAAAAACTAGCACAATCAGCACTGATTTTTAGAGTCGatgcagtattgcaaaacataatatacTTTGATATATTGACACCTCCTACTTGCTGTACTTGCATACGTTTTGTTTAGCTCTTCAAATGCCTCAAATCTCAAAGGGCAGGTGAGCTAAACTCATTTCTGTGTAAAATGAAACTGCCCTCAAGTATGCTAACTTTTCTTGGTTTTTGAAAGAgtaccatccatccatccaagtCACACACCACAAACTACCAAAAACTGccttttttatttagaatttattattattatttattctgcACTGCTACTGTATTGCAAATGATCATATGTGGTCATTTAATAATGTGCTGTTTTTACTCTCAGGATCCAGAGAAAGGTCCTGTTCCAGCATTTCTGCCTTTTCAGAGAAGCGTCTCCACAGATGAGGATCCTGCTGAGGTAATGTGGCTGATTGCCACAGTTTAGTAAAGTAAAATTGTCTCTATGTAACGAGTAATGTGCTTTTGCCTGCTTCCCCTGATTGACCTAGACATGTCAAATAAGTCCTtgttaaaagaaaaatgatCTCAAAgtctaaaaaaatctaaatttgttttttttctcctttcccCAGGCTGCTAAACGAGCCCACAGAAAGCCTCTGTATGAGAGGTAAGCTTGAGTAATACTGTCTGGCAGTCAGTTGCCCAGATGTTCATATATCATGCCTTGATGTTAGCAGATGCTTCTTAAATCAATGGTagtaaggctttctactagtttgggaggcattgctgtgagaatttaatagtatttaactgcattcaacgacaagacAGTGAGGTCAGTcgcctggcatcaggcatggttccaatgggttcatgtttacctgctctagaGTGtcttattcttttggcagtacttttctaccaggacgagacaagctgtgtgcgtgcacatctgcacatctgtgttagcaatgggtgcagcttaaagtagctgaatgaattcttgagaagggttgtccacaaacatttggacgtatagtgtagtTTAGATCTTTTTATGAACTTTATCTGTCAGCAAGACAATGAAAGACCCCATATTGCTCATTGAGTGATGGGGTTTGTTGGAAATGAGGAAGTTTTGATTTAAATCCCATTGAGAGCTATGTTAGGAAAAACGTGGAGAAGACCAGGAAGTGTGTAATATATGAATATAGACATCtaatatatttagttttttaatacacttgttCTCTTCCTGTAGTTTTGTCAGCTCTGGAGAGCGCTCCCGGGATGAGGAGGACCCTGGAGTAATGCCTTCTGGCCGTGAATTTGACCgcgagcgagaaagagagcCTGAccgagaccgagagagagatcgagagaaGGAgcgtgaaagagacagagagcgtGATCGGGACAGGGAGAGGGACAGGGAGAGGGACCGCGAGCGCGACTGGAGTcgggacagagaaagagatcGCGAGcatgacagagaaagagacagagacaggagcCGGGATAGAGAAAGAGACCGGGACAGGGAACGTGAacgggacagagagagggacagagacagagatggaCCATTTAGACGTAAGTACCTCAGTAATCGACAGGTACATAATAGAATTATAATGTGTCCGAATATACATTCGTTAGCCGTTTAATCAAAGACACCTGCTGTATGGGTGCGTATTGGTACTGCCAGATAAATCGTCAGcatcagacagatgtttagaAGTGTAGAAGAGCATGTTGAATAGTGACTACCGCTCcaaaatctgcattttatttattgtactttatttgtgtttctctacaaaaaacatttaaaataaataaataaaaaattataaaatgacAACGTATTGCAAAAGGTTTGGCAACACTCAGAAATGTCGTGTGAACAGAAGATgagctgatctccaaaaggcatcaAATAAAAGCTGAGACtttgccgctttgccatcagtggccaaaGTCTGAGACAGCACAATAGGCATGTATTGGGGGAGATGTGTTACTTTCCAAGTGCTACAAtaactttattaataaataaattattaattataaatatattatatatatattatatataatatattataaaattttatatataaacatccAAGagacaagctgaaggttttcagtcccaaacccaaacaaacatcaaaagagcagtgcatgatTGGCTAGGATCTAAAGCCTTTTACAAGAAGggcaagggtgcccaaacttttgctccAGGCATGTTTTGTTGCTGAAATCTAAAATATGGAAAGTAATCTTGCCTTAAATATTGAAGAAATGTTTCATCTTTCACTTGCTTAGATATCCACAGAAACCGGGGATTTGACCTTCTCTGTAATGCTGATTGAGCTGGAGGCATGACCATACAGACATAACAGCTTACTACCAGGTTTTGGTTTGTCTCTACAAGTCCTACGTGGTTCTGATTTTCTGTCTTCTCTGTGGCCTTGCAGGCTCAGACTCGTACCCAGAGCGTCGCAGTGTGCGGAAGGGAAACACGGTATATGTGTACGGCGCAGGGTTAGTGGAGGACAGCCTGCGGGCAGCCTTCACTCAGCATGGCACCATCATCGACCTGTCCATGGATTCCCCACGCAAGTATGACTGAGATCTTGTTAGTATGTGAGGGAGTGAATAGAGGAAACACTGCTGCTATTGAGcacttatatatgtttaataatgtacacaatatgtccaaatgtttgtgga
Encoded proteins:
- the nelfe gene encoding negative elongation factor E → MAVFPSALTEEEESLQKKYAKLKKKKKALLALKKQSSSSQTSQAGLKRTLSDQPVVDTATATEQAKMLIKSGAISAIKSENKNSGFKRSRTLEGKLKDPEKGPVPAFLPFQRSVSTDEDPAEAAKRAHRKPLYESFVSSGERSRDEEDPGVMPSGREFDREREREPDRDRERDREKERERDRERDRDRERDRERDRERDWSRDRERDREHDRERDRDRSRDRERDRDRERERDRERDRDRDGPFRRSDSYPERRSVRKGNTVYVYGAGLVEDSLRAAFTQHGTIIDLSMDSPRNCAFVTFEKMESADQAVTELNGATVGEVTVKVSIARKQPMLDAATGKSVWASLAVQNSAKGSYRDKRNQVVYSEDFL